The following are from one region of the Etheostoma spectabile isolate EspeVRDwgs_2016 chromosome 17, UIUC_Espe_1.0, whole genome shotgun sequence genome:
- the lrit2 gene encoding leucine-rich repeat, immunoglobulin-like domain and transmembrane domain-containing protein 2 isoform X2 has translation MDIICYLLVIALLNIQAYETFSQCLSGCSCVEDRRGRSLICMEENAFGAIPDNLPDDMTKIRIEKSHFTEIPRGAFSNTPALENLWLNFNDITVINSKGLEGLGNLTELRLQGNRLRSVPWTAFEDAPALKILDLKYNQLDVLPEHALKFLPGLTYLDLSFNRLTVISKEVFINWPLYQKLQSTEERDATAFGPNVVLALHDNAWLCDCRLKGFVEFIRSLRPPIILMNSYLTCSGPDFKAGKFFHEVELQACVKPIVTTPFSNLSLPQGANVTLRCLAKARPDPAVWWTYGLKIIRGFHESQERVGEDTIRSLLVIPFLHAADRGVYTCTAINFIGNSSVSILLDVQSPEGSQPSLLPGNPTPPPAAGSENVYIDIRIAKQTVRGITIEWYAALDRPAETWFTIHFGDVGTDKKEMVYIGPGIHSYSVSDLMPATKYEICVTLKNQIPRPGQCIVFVTGSDITEMEQREKLIHIVVIVLAMVLAVPIGMFACTTDTKFACLEGIMESWKNRQRERSSPQVERERQGTFDSLQAASDEGLVNKDSSEDRKAGEFDAKM, from the exons ATGGACATAATTTGTTACCTACTAGTTATAGCTTTACTCAACATCCAGGCGTATGAAACGTTTTCTCAATGTTTAAGCGGTTGCAGCTGTGTAGAAGACCGTCGTGGAAG GTCACTCATATGTATGGAGGAGAACGCGTTCGGGGCCATACCAGACAATCTTCCAGATGATATGACCAAAATACGAATAGAAAAATCTCACTTCACTGAAATACCCAGAGGGGCATTCTCGAACACGCCCGCTCTGGAGAACTTGTGGTTGAACTTTAATGATATCACAGTGATAAACTCAAAGGGTCTGGAGGGTTTGGGGAACTTAACCGAGCTCCGTCTGCAAGGTAACAGGCTCCGTTCAGTACCATGGACAGCGTTCGAGGACGCGCCGGCCCTCAAGATCCTGGACCTGAAGTACAACCAGCTGGACGTCCTGCCGGAGCATGCGTTAAAGTTTTTGCCAGGTCTGACTTACTTAGACTTGTCCTTCAATCGGCTTACGGTCATATCGAAGGAAGTCTTCATAAACTGGCCTCTCTACCAAAAACTACAGAGCACGGAAGAGCGAGACGCGACCGCTTTCGGGCCGAACGTCGTCCTGGCGCTCCACGACAACGCGTGGCTTTGCGACTGCCGCCTGAAGGGCTTCGTGGAATTCATCAGGTCCCTGCGCCCCCCAATTATACTGATGAACTCGTACTTGACCTGCTCAGGGCCGGACTTTAAGGCGGGCAAGTTCTTTCATGAGGTAGAGCTGCAGGCGTGCGTAAAGCCCATCGTCACCACCCCTTTCTCCAACCTCAGCCTGCCTCAGGGCGCAAACGTCACCCTGCGCTGCCTCGCCAAGGCCAGGCCAGACCCTGCGGTGTGGTGGACATATGGCCTGAAGATAATCAGAGGATTTCATG AGTCTCAGGAAAGAGTGGGCGAAGACACCATCAGATCCCTCCTGGTGATCCCATTCCTTCATGCAGCTGACCGTGGTGTCTACACCTGCACTGCCATCAACTTCATTGGAAACTCCTCTGTCAGCATCCTCCTGGATGTCCAATCTCCTGAAGGCTCCCAGCCATCGCTCCTCCCTGGTAACCCGACTCCACCACCTGCTGCCGGTAGTGAAAACGTCTACATTGACATCCGCATCGCCAAACAGACAGTACGTGGTATCACCATTGAGTGGTACGCCGCCTTGGACCGTCCAGCTGAAACGTGGTTCACAATCCACTTTGGCGACGTAGGTACTGATAAGAAAGAAATGGTCTACATCGGCCCTGGGATTCACTCTTACTCCGTCTCTGATCTGATGCCTGCTACCAAATATGAAATCTGTGTGACCCTTAAGAACCAGATACCACGTCCTGGCCAGTGCATTGTATTTGTAACAGGAAGTGACATTACTGAGATGGAACAGAGGGAGAAGCTGATTCATATAGTGGTGATAGTTTTAGCCATGGTGCTCGCTGTGCCTATAGGTATGTTTGCCTGCACCACTGACACTAAGTTTGCCTGCCTGGAGGGTATCATGGAGTCCTGGAAGAACCGGCAGAGGGAAAGAAGCTCCCCCCAGGTTGAGCGGGAAAGGCAGGGCACCTTCGACAGCCTGCAGGCCGCCAGCGACGAGGGCCTAGTTAATAAAGATTCCAGTGAAGACAGGAAG GCCGGGGAGTTTGATGCAAAGATGTGA
- the lrit2 gene encoding leucine-rich repeat, immunoglobulin-like domain and transmembrane domain-containing protein 2 isoform X1 — translation MDIICYLLVIALLNIQAYETFSQCLSGCSCVEDRRGRSLICMEENAFGAIPDNLPDDMTKIRIEKSHFTEIPRGAFSNTPALENLWLNFNDITVINSKGLEGLGNLTELRLQGNRLRSVPWTAFEDAPALKILDLKYNQLDVLPEHALKFLPGLTYLDLSFNRLTVISKEVFINWPLYQKLQSTEERDATAFGPNVVLALHDNAWLCDCRLKGFVEFIRSLRPPIILMNSYLTCSGPDFKAGKFFHEVELQACVKPIVTTPFSNLSLPQGANVTLRCLAKARPDPAVWWTYGLKIIRGFHESQERVGEDTIRSLLVIPFLHAADRGVYTCTAINFIGNSSVSILLDVQSPEGSQPSLLPGNPTPPPAAGSENVYIDIRIAKQTVRGITIEWYAALDRPAETWFTIHFGDVGTDKKEMVYIGPGIHSYSVSDLMPATKYEICVTLKNQIPRPGQCIVFVTGSDITEMEQREKLIHIVVIVLAMVLAVPIGMFACTTDTKFACLEGIMESWKNRQRERSSPQVERERQGTFDSLQAASDEGLVNKDSSEDRKVRRRSEDRQHKGKADHSRQTAELY, via the exons ATGGACATAATTTGTTACCTACTAGTTATAGCTTTACTCAACATCCAGGCGTATGAAACGTTTTCTCAATGTTTAAGCGGTTGCAGCTGTGTAGAAGACCGTCGTGGAAG GTCACTCATATGTATGGAGGAGAACGCGTTCGGGGCCATACCAGACAATCTTCCAGATGATATGACCAAAATACGAATAGAAAAATCTCACTTCACTGAAATACCCAGAGGGGCATTCTCGAACACGCCCGCTCTGGAGAACTTGTGGTTGAACTTTAATGATATCACAGTGATAAACTCAAAGGGTCTGGAGGGTTTGGGGAACTTAACCGAGCTCCGTCTGCAAGGTAACAGGCTCCGTTCAGTACCATGGACAGCGTTCGAGGACGCGCCGGCCCTCAAGATCCTGGACCTGAAGTACAACCAGCTGGACGTCCTGCCGGAGCATGCGTTAAAGTTTTTGCCAGGTCTGACTTACTTAGACTTGTCCTTCAATCGGCTTACGGTCATATCGAAGGAAGTCTTCATAAACTGGCCTCTCTACCAAAAACTACAGAGCACGGAAGAGCGAGACGCGACCGCTTTCGGGCCGAACGTCGTCCTGGCGCTCCACGACAACGCGTGGCTTTGCGACTGCCGCCTGAAGGGCTTCGTGGAATTCATCAGGTCCCTGCGCCCCCCAATTATACTGATGAACTCGTACTTGACCTGCTCAGGGCCGGACTTTAAGGCGGGCAAGTTCTTTCATGAGGTAGAGCTGCAGGCGTGCGTAAAGCCCATCGTCACCACCCCTTTCTCCAACCTCAGCCTGCCTCAGGGCGCAAACGTCACCCTGCGCTGCCTCGCCAAGGCCAGGCCAGACCCTGCGGTGTGGTGGACATATGGCCTGAAGATAATCAGAGGATTTCATG AGTCTCAGGAAAGAGTGGGCGAAGACACCATCAGATCCCTCCTGGTGATCCCATTCCTTCATGCAGCTGACCGTGGTGTCTACACCTGCACTGCCATCAACTTCATTGGAAACTCCTCTGTCAGCATCCTCCTGGATGTCCAATCTCCTGAAGGCTCCCAGCCATCGCTCCTCCCTGGTAACCCGACTCCACCACCTGCTGCCGGTAGTGAAAACGTCTACATTGACATCCGCATCGCCAAACAGACAGTACGTGGTATCACCATTGAGTGGTACGCCGCCTTGGACCGTCCAGCTGAAACGTGGTTCACAATCCACTTTGGCGACGTAGGTACTGATAAGAAAGAAATGGTCTACATCGGCCCTGGGATTCACTCTTACTCCGTCTCTGATCTGATGCCTGCTACCAAATATGAAATCTGTGTGACCCTTAAGAACCAGATACCACGTCCTGGCCAGTGCATTGTATTTGTAACAGGAAGTGACATTACTGAGATGGAACAGAGGGAGAAGCTGATTCATATAGTGGTGATAGTTTTAGCCATGGTGCTCGCTGTGCCTATAGGTATGTTTGCCTGCACCACTGACACTAAGTTTGCCTGCCTGGAGGGTATCATGGAGTCCTGGAAGAACCGGCAGAGGGAAAGAAGCTCCCCCCAGGTTGAGCGGGAAAGGCAGGGCACCTTCGACAGCCTGCAGGCCGCCAGCGACGAGGGCCTAGTTAATAAAGATTCCAGTGAAGACAGGAAGGTGAGGAGGAGGTCAGAGGACAGACAACATAAAGGCAAAGCCGACCACAGCAGACAAACAGCTGAACTGTATTAA
- the lrit1a gene encoding leucine-rich repeat, immunoglobulin-like domain and transmembrane domain-containing protein 1a codes for MFLVLLMGLYVATGELLSPVSSCPSQCSCFYHNLSDGSKARSVICNDPEISLVPVGFPVDTSKLRIEKTAIQRIPSEALNYLSSLEFLWMSFNTLSALSPDSFRGLINLEELRLDGNALTAFPWECLMDMPSLRLLDLHNNQLTSLPAEANIYIRNLTYLDLSSNSLLTLPAEVLSTWLAAKPMQGPESSKMILGLHDNPWVCDCRLYDLIQFQKSPTLSVAFIDTRLRCSAPESVSGVLFSDAELRRCQLPRIHTAVARVRSAVGNNVLLRCGTIGVPIPDLTWRKADGRLFNGTVQQETSKEGITWSILSVPAVSYRDSGKYICKATNYAGNAEAVISLVVSNSPKPEGNQTSNDKKAKVKKPNPMGKAAYQEKLVARYVVPTSTPSSLPALEPGLPPGLGPDPGLASYSLADRATPGPATSSNADALLDLEKTNLSNLAANTSSLQQDPDRVVRSVKVVGDTDNTIYLNWRAPKAKNTTAFSVLYAVFGERDMRKINVGAGQNRVSIDGLVPRTKYIACVCVRGLIPKKEQCVIFSTDEAASATGTQRLINVIVITVACIIAVPLTVIVCCGALKRRIQKYWGKKSKDIQDSYVTFETLSPGTKAKGLEGEYLNRLNPEESNRLLSARSSLDSEATAKIEGQPNEYFC; via the exons ATGTTCCTCGTCCTGCTCATGGGGCTCTACGTGGCCACAGGTGAACTTCTCTCCCCAGTGAGCTCGTGCCCGTCGCAGTGCAGCTGTTTTTACCACAACCTGAGTGATGGATCAAAGGCCAG GAGCGTGATTTGCAATGATCCCGAGATATCTCTTGTGCCTGTCGGGTTTCCTGTTGACACGTCCAAGCTGCGGATTGAGAAGACAGCCATACAGCGGATACCAAGCGAAGCCCTCAACTACCTCTCCAGTTTGGAATTCTTGTGGATGTCTTTCAACACGCTGTCCGCTTTGAGCCCGGACAGTTTCCGAGGACTGATTAACTTAGAAGAACTTCGTCTGGACGGGAATGCCCTCACCGCCTTTCCCTGGGAATGTCTCATGGATATGCCCAGTCTCAGACTTCTCGATTTGCACAACAACCAGCTCACCTCGCTGCCAGCGGAGGCCAACATTTACATCAGGAACCTCACCTACCTGGATCTGTCCAGCAACAGCCTGCTGACCCTGCCGGCAGAGGTGCTGTCCACCTGGCTGGCGGCGAAACCAATGCAAGGGCCAGAGAGCTCCAAAATGATACTTG GTCTCCATGACAACCCCTGGGTGTGTGACTGTCGGCTCTATGACCTGATCCAGTTCCAGAAGTCTCCGACTCTTTCAGTGGCATTCATTGACACAAGGCTCCGGTGTTCAGCTCCGGAGAGTGTGTCAGGCGTCTTGTTCAGTGATGCAGAGCTGCGCCGCTGTCAGCTCCCACGCATCCACACAGCTGTGGCACGAGTCCGGAGCGCTGTTGGTAACAATGTGCTGCTccgctgtgggaccattggagTCCCAATCCCAGACTTGACATGGCGCAAGGCGGATGGGCGACTCTTTAATGGGACAG TCCAGCAGGAAACCTCAAAAGAAGGAATTACCTGGTCCATCCTCAGTGTCCCAGCTGTGTCCTATCGGGATTCAGGGAAATACATCTGCAAGGCCACTAACTATGCGGGGAACGCTGAAGCTGTCATTTCTCTTGTTGTCTCTAACTCTCCAAAACCAGAAGGGAACCAAACCAGCAATGACAAGAAAGCCAAAGTCAAGAAACCCAACCCAATGGGGAAAGCTGCCTACCAGGAGAAACTGGTGGCCAGATATGTGGTTCCAACTTCCACCCCTTCATCTCTGCCCGCCCTAGAGCCAGGCCTACCTCCTGGTCTTGGTCCTGATCCTGGACTAGCCAGTTACAGTCTGGCTGACAGAGCCACCCCTGGGCCTGCCACCTCCTCCAATGCAGATGCACTGTTGGATCTGGAGAAGACTAATCTTAGCAACCTGGCGGCCAATACGTCATCGCTGCAGCAGGACCCGGACAGGGTGGTCCGCTCTGTTAAGGTGGTGGGGGACACAGAcaatacaatttatttaaacTGGAGAGCCCCTAAGGCCAAGAACACAACCGCATTTAGTGTGCTGTATGCTGTTTTTGGAGAGAGGGACATGAGGAAGATCAATGTTGGGGCGGGGCAGAACCGTGTATCCATTGATGGGCTGGTGCCCAGGACCAAGTAcattgcctgtgtgtgtgtgaggggccTGATCCCCAAGAAGGAGCAGTGTGTCATATTTTCCACTGATGAAGCAGCCAGTGCCACTGGGACCCAGAGGTTGATTAATGTGATTGTGATCACAGTGGCCTGTATCATAGCGGTCCCGCTCACTGTCATCGTGTGCTGTGGGGCTCTGAAGAGACGCATTCAGAAGTACTGGGGAAAGAAATCCAAGGACATCCAAGATTCATATGTGACCTTTGAAACACTGTCGCCTGGCACGAAGGCCAAAGGGCTCGAGGGCGAGTATTTGAACAGACTGAACCCAGAGGAATCCAACAGGCTGCTGTCCGCCCGCTCCAGCCTGGACTCTGAGGCCACAGCTAAGATAGAGGGACAGCCTAACGAGTACTTCTGCTGA
- the rgra gene encoding retinal G protein coupled receptor a — protein MASSYPLPEGFSDFDVFSLGSCLLVEGLLGFFLNAVTIVAFLKVRELRTPSNFLVFSLAMADMGISTNATIAAFSSFLRYWPYGSQGCQTHGFHGFMTALASLHFIAAIAWDRYHQYCTRTKLQWSSAISLTVFIWLFAAFWAAMPLVGWGEYDYEPLRTCCTLDYSKGDRNYVSYLIPMSIFNLAIQMFVVMSSYQSIAQKFKKTGNPRFNPHTPLKTLLFCWCPYGILAFYAAVKNANLVSPKLRMVAPILAKTSPTFNVFLYALGNENYRGGIWKFLTGEKMAVPQIENKSK, from the exons ATGGCCTCGTCTTACCCTTTACCGGAGGGCTTCTCCGACTTTGATGTGTTCTCCCTAGGATCGTGTCTGCTTGTGGAGG GTCTGCTGGGCTTCTTTTTAAATGCGGTGACAATCGTTGCTTTCCTCAAAGTGAGAGAGTTGAGGACCCCAAGTAATTTCCTAGTGTTCAGCTTAGCGATGGCTGACATGGGCATCTCTACGAACGCCACCATCGCCGCTTTCTCTAGCTTCCTGAG GTACTGGCCTTATGGCTCCCAAGGATGCCAGACTCACGGTTTCCATGGCTTCATGACAGCTCTCGCCAGCCTCCACTTTATAGCCGCCATCGCCTGGGACAGATACCACCAGTATTGCACAA GGACAAAACTGCAGTGGAGCAGCGCCATCAGTCTGACTGTATTTATCTGGCTCTTCGCTGCCTTCTGGGCTGCCATGCCCCTCGTTGGCTGGGGAGAGTACGACTACGAGCCCCTTAGGACATGCTGCACTCTGGACTACAGCAAGGGAGACAG aaACTATGTGTCCTACTTGATCCCCATGAGCATCTTCAACTTGGCCATCCAAATGTTTGTTGTCATGTCATCTTACCAGTCCATTGCACAGAAATTCAAAAAGACTGGAAACCCCAGG TTCAACCCCCACACTCCTCTTAAGACTTTGCTGTTCTGCTGGTGCCCCTATGGCATCCTGGCTTTCTACGCCGCTGTGAAGAACGCCAACCTGGTGTCCCCCAAGCTCAGGATG GTGGCTCCTATTCTGGCTAAGACCTCTCCCACCTTCAATGTTTTCCTGTACGCTTTGGGAAATGAGAACTACAGAGGAGGTATCTGGAAGTTCCTCACTGGAGAAAAGATGGCTGTGCCTCAAATTGAGAACAAGTCCAAATAA